ATTCCGTGTTTTCCTACTGCTTCTTTTCCAGCTTCAAATTGAGGCTTGATAAGGGCCATGACATCTCCGTTGTCCACTAGAATTTTAGCTAACGGAGGTAAAATTAAACTTAGTGAAATAAAGGAGACATCAATTGTGGCAATTTGTGGCAAGCCATTGATAAAATCATCCGGTTTACTATAACGAAAATTCGTACGTTCCATCACGACTACCCGGGGATCTTGGCGTAGTTTCCATGCCAATTGATTGTAGCCGACATCTAATGCATAGCTTAACTTCGCACCATTTTGCAACGCCACATCAGTAAAGCCACCTGTAGAAGCGCCGATATCTAACAAAACTTTATCTTGCATCGTCAAATCAAAAACTTGTAAAGCTTTCTCTAATTTTAAACCGCCGCGAGAAACATAGGGTAATTTGGCGCCTTTTAGTTCTAACAGGGCATCTTCTGCAATCTTTTCACCGGGTTTATCCAAGCGTTCGCTATTTTTAGCTAAGTAGACTAACCCTGCCATCACACCTCTTTTAGCTTGCTCTCTGGTTTCAAATAAACCTTGTTGGTGTGCTAAAACATCTACACGTTCTTTTTTCATCTTACAACTTCGCCTCCAAGGTTAATTCTTCTGTTAACATAAGCAGCAACTCTGGTTTCACCAGTGAAATTTCCTGTAATTTTTTAAGAGATTCTTTGGATGCTGCTAATTCAGCTGCTAATAATTGATAGCTTTTTTCTACCCCCAGTAAAGCTGGATAGGTACTTTTATTTAACGCAGCATCATGACCGACATTTTTACCTAATTGGGCAGTAGTTGCAGTTACGTCTAATAAATCATCGCGAATTTGAAAAGCTAGTCCTAAATGCTCCGCTAAAACAGCTAATAAGGCGATGACACTTTCCTCTTGTTGAGCCAACAAACCTCCAGCTGTCAACGCAAACGTAAACAAGGCCCCTGTTTTGCGTTGGTGTATATAAGCCATTTCTTGTAAATTCAATAGCTTTCCTTCGGCTTGCACATCTGCCGCTTGACCGGCAACCATCCCAAAACTGCCGCTAGCTTTGGCTAGATTTTGAACTAATAATAAACGCAATTCACCGTCTAAATCAGCTCGACTTAAAAGGTGAAATGCTTCAGTCAAAAGCCCATCACCTGCTAAAGTCGCCATTCCCGCACCAAATTTCATGTGGTTTGTTGGTAAACCGCGCCGCAGTTGATCATTATCCATCGCCGGTAAATCGTCATGAATTAACGAGTAGGTGTGCATCAACTCTAGTGCTGCACTTACCTGATAGGCACCTAAATCAATTTCTTTTTCAAAACCGGCAATCGTGGCTAATAATAATAGCGGGCGTATTCTTTTGCCCCCAGCATCAATTGAATAGAGCATACTTTTAAGGAGTGTTTCATCTGTTGTCTGCTGTCTTAGAAAATTGCGCATTTCAGCTTCAACCAATGGGAGCTGATCGTTTTTAAAAGTCGTTAATAAACTCATTTTTCTTCCTCTTCAAATACAACAGTCTCACCGTTTTCTTGCATAATCTTTGTTAGTGCATCTTCGGCTTTGGTTAAAGTTTCTTGACATTGCTTGCTCAATGTAATCCCTTTTTTAAAGGCAGTCAAAGCTTCTTCCAAAGGAACATCTCCTTGTTCTAGCTGCTTTACAATAACTTCTAATTCTTGCAATGATTCTTCAAATGTTTGTTTAGCCATTATTTCCTCCATTTTATAAAGACGCTGCTTTAACATTAAAGCTTTTTTTAGTTTACTCGCTTATCTTCTTATTGTCTGTCTCAGCAATGCTTTTAACTTTTGCTGTGGCCAGACCATCTTGATAGTGAACAACTAATGTATCGTCCACTGCAATTTCTGTAACACTTTTAATCACACTATCGTCTTTAGTAGTATAACTATAGCCTCGTCCCATAATTTTTAGCGGGCTTAATAAATCCAAAGACTGCACTGTATTTTGAAACACTTGTTGCTTTTGTTGTAACAAGTGATAAATACTTTTTTCTAAACGTTCTTGTAAATAGTTTTGTTGTTGCATTAATTCATTTACTTTATTTTTAGGATTAAATTGACGCAAATTATGATCTAGTTGCATAACTTTTTTTTCTTCTTCAAAAAGACGATTTTGCGTACTTTGCAGCAGCCGTTGTGTCAACTGATCCAATTTAATCGCTTGAGCTTCATACAATCGTTCCGGCTGGCGCAAGACATACGAAGCACTTAGACGTTCATAACGTTCCTTTTTCAAGGCTAGTTGATGCATAAAGGCTTGTTCTAGTCGCGTTTGTCGTTCTTTAATTTTTAAAATCTCATCACTTAACACCGGTACCGCCAATTCGGCTGCGGCAGTCGGTGTTGCCGCTCTCACATCCGCTACTAAATCGGCAATCGTTGTATCTGTTTCATGTCCTACCGAAGAAATAATCGGCGTTTTAGCTGCAAAAATTGCCCGTGCAACTTTTTCTTCATTGAATGGCCACAAATCCTCAATCGAGCCACCCCCACGGCCAATAATCATCGTATCAAAATCTCCACTGGCTTCTACACGTTCAATATTAGCTACGACATCTCCGGCTGCTTTATATCCTTGTACCACAGTTGGAAACAACGTAATCTCAGCAATCGGATACCGTCTTTTCACAGTTGTCATAATATCACGAATGACGGCTCCACTAGGACTGGTTAAAACGGCAATTTTTTTAGGATATTTGGGTAAAGCTTTCTTTGGCGCTAAAAACAAGCCCTCTTTTTCCAGCTTTGCCTTTAATTGTTCATAGGCTTGATACAAAGCTCCGACGCCATCAGGTTCCATTTGTTCAACATAAATTTGATAATTTCCACTTGCTTCATAAAGGGAAATACGCCCTACAATAAAAACCTTCATTCCTTCTTCTGGCTGAAATTTTAGTTTACTAAACGCGCCTTTAAACATTACCGCAGAAATTTTAGCTCCATCATCTTTTAAAGAGAAATATTGATGATTAGGTCGCAAGCGAAAATTTGAGATTTCACCAGTCAAGTACACTTTTTCCAAATACGGATCTGCATCAAATTTACGTTTCAAATACTTGGTTAAAGCCGTGACTGTTAAATACTCCTGCGCCATTTAAACACCTGATTTCTGCATATTATAAGCTTTGATTGTTTGATACAACAACATCGTAATCGTCATAGGTCCTACACCACCAGGAACTGGCGTAATAAAATCGGCAATCGGCTCCACCGCAGCAAAATCAACGTCACCGATCAACTTATTATTTGCATCGCGATTCATGCCCACATCGACCACGACGGCACCTTTTTTTACATAACTTTCATCCACTAAATGTCCGACACCTACTGCTGCAACCAAAATATCAGCTTGTCTAGCAATTTCTGGTAAATTTTTGGTTTTGGAATGAGTAATCGTTACTGTCGCATTTTCCTGTAACAAAAGATGAGCCATTGGTTTACCAACAATATTACTACGACCAATCACTACCGCATTTTTCCCAGCTACTGAAATATCGTAAGCTGCTAAAAGTTTCATAATTCCATAAGGGGTACATGGAACCATCAAGGGGTCTCCAGCAAACAAACGGCCAATGTTTAAAGGATGAAAGCCATCCACATCTTTTTTGGGATCAATGGCCATGATGACTTTTTCTTCATCAATATGGGCAGGAAGCGGCAATTGGACTAAAATTCCATGAAAACGTGGATCTTGATTATAAGTTTCGATTAAAGCCAATAATTCTTTTTCAGTAATATCAGCTGCCCGTCGATCAACTTTAGAATAAATTCCCATCTTACCTGCTGCCGTTTCTTTATTACGAACATAAATTTTGCTGGCAGCATCTTCGCCTACTAAAATTACGACTAAACCAGGCACTGTTCCATCATTTTCTTTAATCTTTTGAACTTCATCTTTCATTTTTGCCTGCATCGTTGTTGCTAATTTTTTTCCATCTAATAATTGGGCCACACAATCGCCTCTTTCATTCATTTAGACCTATTCTAGCACAGGGGAGTTTTATTGTGAAAGTTCCCGCGATATTTTGTAAGAATTTACCATTGAAAAATAAAATCAACTCACAGCATATAAAGGCTTGGCAAATTCACTTAACTTTTGAGTAATTCAGGCAAAATATTTTTAAAATGCTCTCTTAATTTTTGAAATACTTTACAGATTGCCACTAAAGTTAATTTTTGAAGTAAACTACCAATAAAATTGACTAAAAAGCAGATTCCCTCGTGTCTTAAAAAAATTCTAATCACTAAAAAAACAGGTGAAAATCATTTAAGATTCTCACCTGCCTTAATTTATTTCACTACAGTTTATCCTTATCGGCCACTTCTTTAGTCAAATCCGTATTAATTGCGGATAAAACCCCATTGACGAATTTACGTGATTGATCATCGCTAAATGTCTTGGTCAGCTCCAAGGCTTCGTTTAAGGCCACTTTGTTGGGAACATCTTTTTCATACATCATTTCGTAGCTGGCAATGCGTAAAATACACAAATCCATTTTAGAAAGACGTTTAATACTCCAACCTTTTTTTAAATGTTTTTGAATCAATTCATCTAAGGCAACTTTATGTTCGCACACACCTACTACTAATTGATCTAAATATGCAGGAACAAAATTTTCTTGTTCTGCGTCCACCATTTCGTGGTGCTCTAATTCGATTGCTTGCATAATGGCATCTTTTTTGTCTAAATCCTGGTTAAAATCTAAGGGAAATAAAGCTTGTAAGGCCATTTTTCGGATCTCGTGACGAGATAATTCTTTACTCATTTTCTTCCTCATTTTCAAATAATTCATCTAAATCTGGTGTTTCAATTTTTTCTGGTACGACAGCAACAACATGAACGTTTACCTCAGTTAATTCAACATCTGTCATAAAGAGTACTTGTTGTTTCACTCGTTCTTGAATTTCCATTGCTGTTTTTGGCACAGAAACACCATACTTCATATAGCAGTAAAGGTCAACCTTAATCCCGGTCTCGTCAATAGTTAAAGAAACACCTTTACCATGGTTTGAACGACCTAATAGTTGGGTCACATTACTCGTAAAGCTTCCTTGCATGTCATAGACACCGTCAACCTTGGAAGCGGCAATCCCAATAATAATCTCAATCACTTCAGGAGCGATTACAATTTCTCCTAAATCTTGATTTGCATCTAATACTAAATTCTTTTCGTCAGCCACAATGACGTCCCCCAGTCTAATTACAATTATGCGCGTGAAACATATGAACCGTCAGTTGTATTAATAATCAATTTATCGCCTTGATTAACAAAAAACGGTACGTTCACGGTCACGCCAGTTTCCATGGTTGCTGGTTTACCGCCCCCAGAAGAAGTATCTCCTTTGATATTGGGTTCTGTTTCAGCAACTTCTAAAACCACAGTATTTGGTAAATCAACACCTAAAATCTCTGATCCATACATAATAACCGTGATTTCCATGTTCTCTAGCATATATTTCAATTCGTCTTTAATTTGTTCTGTTGGAATCTCAATTTGTTCATAAGTTTCCAAGTCCATAAAAACATGGCTGTCGCCACTTTCATACAAGTATTGCATTTTACGATTATCAATTTGCGCTTTCGCAACTTTTTCACCGGCTCGGAAAGTTTTTTCTTGCACGGCGCCATTCCGCAAATTTTTTAATTTTGAACGGACAAAAGCTGCCCCTTTACCAGGTTTTACGTGTTGGAAATCTACCACACGCCAAATATCACCGTCAACTTCAATTGTTAAACCTGTTTTAAAATCATTTACTGAAATCATGGCTATCCTCCTTATTTACTAGCACCAAAAGGCTGTCTGCAATCCAGCATATTCGTTAATAGTTTATCATTATTTTAATCCAAAGGCTATAAAAACCCTCTTTGTTAGCTGCAACTCTTATGTAAAACAGTTTGCGTTCACGACAAAAAAAACGCAATTTTTTATCGGATAAAACCAAATAAAAAATTGCGCTTAAAAAATTACTGCAAGGCGTGTAAACCAGCCCCAATAATTCCGCCAGTGTTTGGATAAGGAGAGATAGCTAATGTACTAATACTATGACTTTGCGCAGGAACAATCCATTCTCCTAATTTTGTTTTGATTAATGGAAGTAAATCAGGATTTAGCGTCATAACACTGCCGCCAAAAACAATTTTTTGTGGGTCTAGCAATGACACGATGGTGTATATCGCCTGACTAACATCTTTGCCCCAAGCTTCCACTAAATCTTTTGCTAAGGGTTCTCCTAAGCGATAACGGCGAAAAATTTCTTCTGGTGTTACAGTCCCATCATTATAGGCTTCTTTGCCTTGTTCTGCTAAAGCAGGACCTGCCGCACTTTGCTCGACAGAATACATTTGACCATTTCTTTTCTTTAATGGAATTAAACCAAGTTCTCCGGCAAAACCATTGCCACGAATAAAGTCACCTCTAGTCATAATAGCACAAGACAATCCTGTACTAATGGTGACATAGACGAGTAATTCCTCATTTTTAAGACCAGCATAATTCCATTCTGCTCGCGTTGCTTGATAGACATCATTGTCGATCACGATATTTCCCACAGCTGGGAATGCTTCTCTTAAGCGCGCCACAACTGGAAAATTTTCCCAAGCTAAATTATTTTGAAAAACTGCCACACCAGCTTTGCGGTCCACTAGACCGGGAACTCCTAGTCCTACACACACTTCATGAGGGGATAGCTTACTATCAACTAACACTTGTTCGATTACGCGACAAACGACAGCAAACATTCCTTCACGATCACTAGCACTTGAAAGTAGACGGGTGATATGGGTGACATTCCCCAGTTCATCCACCAAACCACCAGCAACTTTTGTCCCCCCAATATCAATACCGATTGCATATTTCATTTTGCCATCTCCTACTGATAATTTTTGTTATAGCCCCACAAAAGACTAAGTAGCCCTGCAAGACCTACAACTTGTAACGCTAAACCTGTATAGCCAATATTTTTTTGTCCATAAACGATTAATAAAAAACAGACGATAAAGACTGCTACCTGCAGCCAAAACTTCGCTTTACTCATCATAATTCCTCCATTCGATTGCCCCAGGAGCCAATGTAATCACGTAATTTTTTTTGTCTGTATAAATTTTTGACACTTGTTTTTCGTCTGTATTATTTACCACCGCATATTGTCTTTTTTCTGGATACGCATGAACTTCCACATCGGGATTTTCTGCATACCAAATGTTTAACTCTTCTTCTTTATGGGCTGCATAATAAATGGCCCGTAAAAAGATTTGTGCATTTTCTGGTGAATAAGGCATGCCACTAAAGTACACGCCACGTCCTTTAGAAAAGTCGTGGGTAGCCAATTGTACACTACCATCAAGATAGCGTAAAATTTGTGTTTCTTCCGATAGTGCATAAATATTTTTTTGCATTTCTCCAAATTCTACCTGCGTTGCTTTGTCGGTGATGAAATGTGCTGAAACTTCATCTTTAAAGTATTTATCTGTCGATAAGCTGAATCCTAATTCTTTGTCGACACCTAAAATATGCGCCAATTGGAAGAAGCGTCCATTCGCTAGATGAGCCGTTGGTTCTCCAATTCCAATTAAACCACCACCGTTTGCTACCCATTTCGTTAAAGTTGCAATTAATTGTGTATCTTGCCAATTTTTGCCACCAGAAAACGCGGTACCCGCATCTCCTACATTAATCAAAACATCAATATCTCCTGGAACACCTGCTTTTATATCCGCAAAGTTTAAAAATTCAACGGCAATTTTTTGTCCTGATAATGACTCTAAGACACCAAGATAGCTATAAATTTGTTGATACCACAAAGCGTGGGCCACCATATGAGTCTGCCATGAACGCAGTTTTCCCCAAGAGTTTAAAATACCAACTTTTATGCCTACATAAGGTTTGACATCTGCTATTCTTTCATACAAATCGCGAAATTCTGCAGTGACACTACTTACGTAATCAACAAATTCAGGGAATTTATTGGCTAGGGATAAATACCCGCCATAACCAATGCGATCGACAGG
The DNA window shown above is from Enterococcus montenegrensis and carries:
- the efp gene encoding elongation factor P; amino-acid sequence: MISVNDFKTGLTIEVDGDIWRVVDFQHVKPGKGAAFVRSKLKNLRNGAVQEKTFRAGEKVAKAQIDNRKMQYLYESGDSHVFMDLETYEQIEIPTEQIKDELKYMLENMEITVIMYGSEILGVDLPNTVVLEVAETEPNIKGDTSSGGGKPATMETGVTVNVPFFVNQGDKLIINTTDGSYVSRA
- a CDS encoding DUF6903 family protein, translated to MSKAKFWLQVAVFIVCFLLIVYGQKNIGYTGLALQVVGLAGLLSLLWGYNKNYQ
- the xseA gene encoding exodeoxyribonuclease VII large subunit; this encodes MAQEYLTVTALTKYLKRKFDADPYLEKVYLTGEISNFRLRPNHQYFSLKDDGAKISAVMFKGAFSKLKFQPEEGMKVFIVGRISLYEASGNYQIYVEQMEPDGVGALYQAYEQLKAKLEKEGLFLAPKKALPKYPKKIAVLTSPSGAVIRDIMTTVKRRYPIAEITLFPTVVQGYKAAGDVVANIERVEASGDFDTMIIGRGGGSIEDLWPFNEEKVARAIFAAKTPIISSVGHETDTTIADLVADVRAATPTAAAELAVPVLSDEILKIKERQTRLEQAFMHQLALKKERYERLSASYVLRQPERLYEAQAIKLDQLTQRLLQSTQNRLFEEEKKVMQLDHNLRQFNPKNKVNELMQQQNYLQERLEKSIYHLLQQKQQVFQNTVQSLDLLSPLKIMGRGYSYTTKDDSVIKSVTEIAVDDTLVVHYQDGLATAKVKSIAETDNKKISE
- a CDS encoding ROK family protein produces the protein MKYAIGIDIGGTKVAGGLVDELGNVTHITRLLSSASDREGMFAVVCRVIEQVLVDSKLSPHEVCVGLGVPGLVDRKAGVAVFQNNLAWENFPVVARLREAFPAVGNIVIDNDVYQATRAEWNYAGLKNEELLVYVTISTGLSCAIMTRGDFIRGNGFAGELGLIPLKKRNGQMYSVEQSAAGPALAEQGKEAYNDGTVTPEEIFRRYRLGEPLAKDLVEAWGKDVSQAIYTIVSLLDPQKIVFGGSVMTLNPDLLPLIKTKLGEWIVPAQSHSISTLAISPYPNTGGIIGAGLHALQ
- a CDS encoding exodeoxyribonuclease VII small subunit translates to MAKQTFEESLQELEVIVKQLEQGDVPLEEALTAFKKGITLSKQCQETLTKAEDALTKIMQENGETVVFEEEEK
- a CDS encoding bifunctional methylenetetrahydrofolate dehydrogenase/methenyltetrahydrofolate cyclohydrolase — protein: MAQLLDGKKLATTMQAKMKDEVQKIKENDGTVPGLVVILVGEDAASKIYVRNKETAAGKMGIYSKVDRRAADITEKELLALIETYNQDPRFHGILVQLPLPAHIDEEKVIMAIDPKKDVDGFHPLNIGRLFAGDPLMVPCTPYGIMKLLAAYDISVAGKNAVVIGRSNIVGKPMAHLLLQENATVTITHSKTKNLPEIARQADILVAAVGVGHLVDESYVKKGAVVVDVGMNRDANNKLIGDVDFAAVEPIADFITPVPGGVGPMTITMLLYQTIKAYNMQKSGV
- a CDS encoding TlyA family RNA methyltransferase, coding for MKKERVDVLAHQQGLFETREQAKRGVMAGLVYLAKNSERLDKPGEKIAEDALLELKGAKLPYVSRGGLKLEKALQVFDLTMQDKVLLDIGASTGGFTDVALQNGAKLSYALDVGYNQLAWKLRQDPRVVVMERTNFRYSKPDDFINGLPQIATIDVSFISLSLILPPLAKILVDNGDVMALIKPQFEAGKEAVGKHGIVRDPKVHQAVLEKTLKMAVASGFSVVGLDYSPIKGGEGNIEFITHLKKSEVPVLAADIVISDVVDRAHLQLKQ
- a CDS encoding polyprenyl synthetase family protein, with the translated sequence MSLLTTFKNDQLPLVEAEMRNFLRQQTTDETLLKSMLYSIDAGGKRIRPLLLLATIAGFEKEIDLGAYQVSAALELMHTYSLIHDDLPAMDNDQLRRGLPTNHMKFGAGMATLAGDGLLTEAFHLLSRADLDGELRLLLVQNLAKASGSFGMVAGQAADVQAEGKLLNLQEMAYIHQRKTGALFTFALTAGGLLAQQEESVIALLAVLAEHLGLAFQIRDDLLDVTATTAQLGKNVGHDAALNKSTYPALLGVEKSYQLLAAELAASKESLKKLQEISLVKPELLLMLTEELTLEAKL
- a CDS encoding Asp23/Gls24 family envelope stress response protein translates to MADEKNLVLDANQDLGEIVIAPEVIEIIIGIAASKVDGVYDMQGSFTSNVTQLLGRSNHGKGVSLTIDETGIKVDLYCYMKYGVSVPKTAMEIQERVKQQVLFMTDVELTEVNVHVVAVVPEKIETPDLDELFENEEENE
- the nusB gene encoding transcription antitermination factor NusB, which translates into the protein MSKELSRHEIRKMALQALFPLDFNQDLDKKDAIMQAIELEHHEMVDAEQENFVPAYLDQLVVGVCEHKVALDELIQKHLKKGWSIKRLSKMDLCILRIASYEMMYEKDVPNKVALNEALELTKTFSDDQSRKFVNGVLSAINTDLTKEVADKDKL